A stretch of DNA from Gemmatimonadota bacterium:
CCGGTGCCGCCGAGTTGTCCATGGATGCGAAGAACCCGCGAAACCTCTATGCCGCGATGTGGGAGCACGGCCGGCTCCCGTGGCAGGTCATCAGCGGCGGCCCGGGAAGCGGCCTCTATCGGTCCACCGATGGCGGGGAAACCTGGGAGAAGATGACCAAGGGACTCCCCGACAAGATGGGGAAGATGGCGATCGCGGTGAGCCGGTCGAACCCGGACAAGGTCTATGCTCTGATCGAAAGCGACTCCTACGGCACCGCCCGGGGACTCTATGTGTCCGCCGACGCCGGCCGGAGTTGGTCGCAGGTGACCAATGAACCTCGCCTGCTCCAGCGGGCCTGGTACTACATCGAGCTCTTCATCGACCCGAAGAACGAGAACCGGGTCTACGTGCTGAGCGCGCCGGCGCTCCGCTCGAATGACGGGGGAAAGACGTGGGAGGACGTTCCGGTCCAGCACGGCGACACCCACAACATGTGGATCAATCCGGACAATCCCGACAACTTCATCCTCTCGGACGACGGCGGCGCCGCGATCACGTTCGACCTGGGGAAGAGCTGGAGCACGCTCCGGAACCAGCCCACCGGGCAGTTCTACCGGATCAACGTGGACAACCAGTTCCCCTACCGGGTCTACGCGGCGCAACAGGACAACTCGTCGGTCGTCATCGCCAGCCGCGAACTCGGCAGTGGCGGGGTCACCGAGAATAGCTGGACCGGATCGGCGGGCGGCGAGAGCGCGTTCCTCGCCTTCGACCCGGACAACCCGCGGTACGTGTTGGGCGGCAGCTACGCGGGGACCATCGACGTGCTGGACACGAAGGCCCGGGCGGGCACCAGCATCATGGCGGCACCGATCCAATACCAGAGCATGGACGCGAAGGACATGAAGTACCGGTACGCCTGGAACGCGCCGATCATCTGGAGCCCACCCGCCACGTTTTATCACGGGGCCCAGACCCTGCTCAAGACGACCGACTTGGGCAAGACATGGAAAGAGATTTCCCCCGACCTCACCCGGAACGAGAAAGCCAAGCAGGGCACCGCCGGCGTTCCGTACACCAACGAGGGCGTGGGCGCGGAGAACTACGGGACCCTCGCCTACGTGGTGGAATCGCCCCGCGAGCGGGGGGTGATCTGGACGGGGAGCGACGATGGCCTAGTGCACCTGACGCGCGACGGCGGCGCGACCTGGAAGAACGTGACGCCCAAGGGCCTGGCGGAGTGCCTCATCAATGCCATCGAGCTCTCACCCTTCGACAAGGCGACGGCCTACCTCGCGACCACCCGTTACAAGTTCAACGATCACACCCCGGGCCTCTACAAGACCACGGACTACGGGGAAACCTGGACGCGGATCGACGCCGGCATTCCGCGGATGGCGTTCACCCGCGTCGTGCGCGAGGACGACGGGCGGCGGGACCTGCTCTTCGCGGGCACCGAGCTCGGCCTCTTCATCTCCTGGAATGGCGGGAAGGATTGGTCGCCATTCCAGCTTAACCTGCCGGTCACGCCGATCACCGACCTCCGCATCCACCGGGGCAACCTGATCGCGTCCACCTCGGGCCGCGGACTGTGGATCCTGGATGACCTCGCCCTGATCCGGCAGTACCGCGAGGACGCCCCCGACTACACGATCTATCGCCCGGCGGATGCGTACCTGGTCAACGGCGGCAGCGAGCTCGACCGGA
This window harbors:
- a CDS encoding glycosyl hydrolase, which codes for MTFLLPFLTAASLLSRTAPSPTPGVAPATGLDSAFRQVKWRSIGPFRGGRSVAGTGVVGDPKTYYMGTTGGGVWKTENMGITWRNISDGYFKTGSVGAIAVAESDPNVVYVGMGEHAIRGVMTSSGDGVYRSTDAGRTWKKIGLDSTRHISRIVVDPRNPDVVFVAAQGALYGPSKQRGVYKSTDGGATWKNTLYVDEKTGAAELSMDAKNPRNLYAAMWEHGRLPWQVISGGPGSGLYRSTDGGETWEKMTKGLPDKMGKMAIAVSRSNPDKVYALIESDSYGTARGLYVSADAGRSWSQVTNEPRLLQRAWYYIELFIDPKNENRVYVLSAPALRSNDGGKTWEDVPVQHGDTHNMWINPDNPDNFILSDDGGAAITFDLGKSWSTLRNQPTGQFYRINVDNQFPYRVYAAQQDNSSVVIASRELGSGGVTENSWTGSAGGESAFLAFDPDNPRYVLGGSYAGTIDVLDTKARAGTSIMAAPIQYQSMDAKDMKYRYAWNAPIIWSPPATFYHGAQTLLKTTDLGKTWKEISPDLTRNEKAKQGTAGVPYTNEGVGAENYGTLAYVVESPRERGVIWTGSDDGLVHLTRDGGATWKNVTPKGLAECLINAIELSPFDKATAYLATTRYKFNDHTPGLYKTTDYGETWTRIDAGIPRMAFTRVVREDDGRRDLLFAGTELGLFISWNGGKDWSPFQLNLPVTPITDLRIHRGNLIASTSGRGLWILDDLALIRQYREDAPDYTIYRPADAYLVNGGSELDRTTAEFTGADPTRGVNPAGGIVLYYQLPKLEKTDSVILEVTDSAGTLVRRVSSKQDSTSKASDGDLPTDPVLPAAPGINRFVWDLRYPTMPAVPGTHLEASYQGHKASPGLYRFALKLGIRTAATEAAILPNPLYPTDAATYAEYHGFMRDMERELTLMHQTVNRLHAVWERLAVVLAALPAGDQAAAGKRDGEALLAKLKAWDEDMIQRRAKVYDDVENFPQKFTAHYIFLINQTESDLPRVNQPSRDRREELDRQWAALKARSDAMTNEDIPALNRKLWEAGIGAIGKP